One genomic window of Acidobacteriota bacterium includes the following:
- a CDS encoding insulinase family protein — MPTTKLLLGAVALSVLSGCSTVHGWFQGKPEPAELAAPAEPGLAVTVHEGEFATIQQFVTPGGVSVWLVSEPSIPILAVEMAWKGGAAADPAGMQGLGEVVAYSMNEGAGDLDSLAFQTAMEDLNMSFGCTAGAEWTSCSVSSLTDNADDAMALVATAFAAPRFDEGPFQRFLREEEVGLQTRETNAGYLAWRATAQALYPDHPFARETTAESLAALTPALAREHMRTLMTRDRLIVTAVGAVSPEELAPLVDEVAAGLAETATIPEVAPVDVAAAPVTEVVIDLPQPQSLVRFVGPGIDRTNPDFFPAYVLNYTLGGGGFESRLMKTLRVQKGLTYGVSTSLDPNPMLLTWSGGGQTKNESAGEFVAGVKDELQAFIDGGVTEQELSDAKAYLVGSYPLGFDSNAKIASQMMNVRQDDLGVDYFDRRNDLIKAVTLEDVNRVANAYLSPDRYSFIIVGEPEGIAAPALAE, encoded by the coding sequence ATGCCTACGACCAAACTTCTTCTCGGGGCGGTTGCCCTCTCGGTGCTTTCCGGCTGTTCGACCGTTCACGGATGGTTCCAGGGCAAGCCTGAACCGGCTGAGCTGGCCGCGCCGGCGGAGCCCGGACTGGCCGTCACAGTGCATGAAGGCGAGTTCGCCACGATCCAGCAGTTCGTCACGCCGGGCGGCGTTTCGGTGTGGCTGGTATCCGAGCCGTCCATTCCGATCCTTGCGGTCGAGATGGCCTGGAAGGGCGGCGCCGCGGCCGATCCGGCTGGCATGCAAGGACTGGGCGAAGTCGTGGCCTACAGCATGAACGAAGGCGCGGGCGATCTGGACTCGCTGGCATTCCAGACTGCGATGGAAGACCTCAACATGAGCTTCGGTTGCACGGCTGGCGCCGAATGGACCAGCTGTTCTGTCTCGTCGCTGACCGACAATGCCGACGACGCGATGGCGCTGGTCGCGACCGCCTTCGCCGCGCCGCGCTTTGACGAAGGCCCGTTCCAGCGCTTCCTGCGTGAGGAGGAAGTCGGCCTCCAGACACGCGAGACGAACGCAGGTTACCTCGCCTGGCGCGCCACCGCTCAGGCGCTTTATCCCGACCACCCGTTCGCGCGCGAAACGACCGCTGAAAGCCTGGCGGCGCTCACGCCGGCGCTTGCCCGCGAACACATGCGCACACTGATGACCCGTGATCGCCTGATCGTCACGGCCGTGGGCGCCGTCTCACCGGAAGAACTCGCACCGCTGGTCGACGAAGTCGCGGCTGGCCTCGCCGAAACGGCGACCATCCCGGAGGTCGCGCCGGTTGACGTTGCGGCTGCGCCGGTGACCGAAGTCGTGATCGACCTGCCGCAGCCGCAAAGCCTCGTGCGCTTTGTCGGCCCTGGCATCGACCGCACCAATCCGGATTTCTTCCCCGCCTACGTCCTGAACTACACGCTCGGCGGGGGCGGTTTCGAGAGCCGTCTGATGAAGACGCTGCGCGTGCAGAAAGGCCTCACCTACGGCGTGTCGACGAGCCTCGACCCGAACCCGATGCTGCTCACATGGTCCGGCGGCGGCCAGACCAAGAACGAAAGCGCGGGCGAGTTCGTCGCTGGCGTGAAGGATGAGTTGCAGGCCTTCATCGATGGCGGCGTGACGGAGCAGGAATTGTCCGACGCCAAGGCCTACCTTGTCGGCTCGTATCCGCTCGGCTTCGACTCGAATGCCAAGATTGCCAGCCAGATGATGAACGTGCGCCAGGACGATCTCGGGGTCGACTACTTCGATCGCCGCAATGACCTGATCAAGGCGGTGACGCTGGAAGACGTGAACCGGGTGGCGAACGCCTATCTCAGCCCGGATCGCTATTCCTTCATCATCGTCGGTGAACCCGAAGGCATCGCGGCGCCCGCGCTCGCAGAATAG
- a CDS encoding alpha/beta hydrolase, whose amino-acid sequence MRVLKWIARAVLSVMALGAAVVAVLAFWPVTPTVSAIEPRESTRYWTMQGGYRIAYTHIVSSGTQPPIVFLHGGPGGYVHSSMIGELTRLRDLGHDVYLYDQSGSGLSDRRARPKDTTFDSHVSDLDEIIAHHVNAERVILMGHSFGGTIAAHFAARHPDRIAALILSSPGDLKPNLYDDEGRWVNEVRYPPPPELKFIDTSATLDHDTSLTRLPFRAIVSMALAQAFNVKFAPDSEVDAALNTMASKFTRSMVCDGANVQPEEGGAGAYSRIGVNFFPDDFRDPRQDMQGMLAPVLVLHGQCDTIPYEAVAEYAALFPNAEYQMIERAGHELWWDQPDAYEAALRQFLVRTDGGAAGD is encoded by the coding sequence ATGCGCGTCTTGAAATGGATTGCACGGGCGGTGCTGTCAGTGATGGCATTGGGCGCAGCCGTGGTCGCAGTACTGGCCTTCTGGCCGGTGACGCCGACCGTGTCAGCGATTGAGCCACGCGAGTCGACCCGGTACTGGACGATGCAGGGCGGTTACCGGATCGCCTACACGCACATTGTTTCTTCGGGCACGCAGCCGCCGATTGTATTTCTTCATGGCGGGCCTGGCGGTTACGTTCACTCGAGCATGATTGGCGAGCTGACGCGCCTGCGCGATCTCGGCCATGACGTTTATCTCTATGACCAGAGCGGGTCCGGCCTTTCGGACCGGCGGGCACGGCCGAAGGACACGACCTTCGACAGCCATGTATCGGACCTGGATGAAATCATCGCGCACCATGTGAACGCCGAGCGCGTGATCCTGATGGGTCATTCATTTGGCGGCACAATCGCGGCGCATTTTGCGGCGCGACATCCGGACCGGATTGCAGCGCTGATCCTGAGTTCGCCGGGCGACCTGAAGCCGAACCTCTATGACGACGAGGGGCGTTGGGTGAATGAAGTGCGCTACCCGCCGCCGCCGGAACTGAAGTTCATCGATACGTCAGCGACGCTGGATCACGATACCAGCCTGACGCGGTTGCCGTTCCGGGCAATCGTGTCGATGGCCCTCGCGCAAGCCTTCAATGTGAAGTTTGCGCCGGATTCCGAAGTGGACGCGGCGCTCAATACGATGGCCAGCAAGTTTACGCGAAGCATGGTCTGTGACGGCGCCAATGTGCAGCCCGAAGAGGGCGGCGCCGGTGCGTATAGCCGGATCGGCGTGAACTTCTTCCCGGACGATTTCCGCGATCCGCGTCAGGACATGCAGGGCATGCTGGCGCCTGTTCTGGTTCTCCACGGACAGTGCGACACGATTCCGTATGAGGCCGTGGCGGAATATGCGGCGCTCTTTCCGAACGCTGAGTATCAGATGATCGAGCGGGCGGGCCACGAGCTCTGGTGGGACCAGCCGGACGCTTACGAAGCCGCGTTGCGCCAGTTTCTCGTGAGGACGGACGGCGGCGCGGCGGGAGACTAG